From Lemur catta isolate mLemCat1 chromosome 21, mLemCat1.pri, whole genome shotgun sequence, a single genomic window includes:
- the GPN3 gene encoding GPN-loop GTPase 3 codes for MPRYAQLIMGPAGSGKSTYCATMVQHCEALNRSVQVVNLDPAAEHFNYPVMADIRELIEVDDVMEDDSLRFGPNGGLVFCMEYFANNFDWLENCLGHVEDDYILFDCPGQIELYTHLPVMKQLVQQLEQWEFRVCGVFLVDSQFMVESFKFISGILAALSAMISLEIPQVNIMTKMDLLSKKAKKEIEKFLDPDMYSLLEDSTSNLRSKKFKKLTKAICGLIDDYSMVRFLPYDQSDEESMNIILQHIDFAIQYGEDLEFKEPKEREDESSSMFDEYFQECQGE; via the exons ATGCCTCGCTACGCGCAGCTGATCATGGGCCCCGCAGGCAGCGGGAAG AGCACCTATTGTGCCACCATGGTCCAGCACTGTGAAGCCCTCAACAGGTCGGTCCAAGTTGTAAACCTAGATCCAGCAGCAGAACACTTCAACTACCCCGTGATGGCTG ACATCCGGGAGCTGATCGAGGTGGATGATGTGATGGAGGATGATTCTCTGAGGTTCGGTCCCAATGGAGGATTGGTATTTTGCATGGAGTACTTTGCAAATAATTTTGACTGGCTAGAGAACTGTCTTGGCCATGTAGAGGACGACTACATCCTTTTTGATTGTCCAG GTCAGATTGAGTTGTACACTCACCTGCCTGTGATGAAACAGCTGGTCCAGCAGCTGGAACAGTGGGAGTTCCGAGTCTGTGGAGTTTTTCTTGTTGATTCGCAGTTCATGGTGGAGTCATTCAAG TTTATTTCTGGCATTTTGGCAGCCCTGAGTGCCATGATCTCTCTAGAAATTCCACAAGTTAACATCATGACAAAAATGGATCTGCTCAGTAAGAAAGCgaaaaaggaaattgagaa atTTCTAGATCCAGACATGTATTCTTTGTTAGAAGATTCTACAAGTAACTTAAGaagcaaaaaattcaaaaaattgacTAAAGCTATATGTGGACTG ATTGATGACTACAGCATGGTTCGATTTTTACCTTATGATCAGTCAGATGAAGAAAGCATGAACATCATATTACAACATATTGATTTTGCCATTCAATATGGTGAAGACTTGGAATTTAAAGAACCAAAG GAACGTGAAGATGAGTCTTCCTCTATGTTTGATGAATATTTTCAAGAATGCCAGGGTGAATGA